A single genomic interval of Trinickia acidisoli harbors:
- a CDS encoding NfrA family protein translates to MKRARSTRTRRLPAIVRTGGLAAFAALALHVNLAWAQPGKLTPRAYRLADAAYKAIASGDLPQAEDYAARALKVQPSSLQLSLLLLDVYLREGKIEEANREADALLKRYPDDGNVLAQHGFLEQKQQRYDEAVTEFSAALEKGTWDDTQQRNLRLAWADSALMAHEPDQAEKALTPIENDPDVAVQLRVAQLRLRNGDRKGALEAAQLAQANASSDDDKKSAAALIGYAQQSEPDPRDEQAQKTLQKAYDLLRENKDEDALAAFQQGFALGGGKAGNYADAGYAAKRLGDNDEAVKLFEASLDADDNEHAFDDQRRFGYRREVEELDRTWGFVVSLPYQVSAFSYQGTVNVLQPGIEAYWQPPTIGYRNGRILQFFVRGYGTAYDGSGNVTGLPTLQGSIGARYKPLVDQNLVLSAERLVRLGNQSVNDWLARIGFSSEAGTDMRVTEPSWRSWQVYAEADYFVQQGRYVLYSQFRYGHTWAIPAISDHLTVYPHVALVYDHDSREVNQTAIGVGPGLQFRFWFRESRYSAPASWADLTVQYRFPLTSAARARGVAAQLTLWY, encoded by the coding sequence ATGAAACGCGCAAGATCGACGCGAACGAGGCGCCTGCCGGCGATCGTTCGCACGGGGGGGCTCGCGGCATTTGCCGCGCTCGCGCTCCATGTGAATTTGGCTTGGGCGCAACCGGGGAAATTGACGCCGCGTGCATACCGGCTTGCCGATGCCGCATACAAGGCGATCGCCTCCGGCGATCTGCCGCAGGCCGAGGATTATGCGGCACGTGCATTGAAGGTGCAGCCGTCGAGCTTGCAGTTGAGTCTATTGTTGCTCGACGTCTATTTGCGCGAGGGAAAGATCGAAGAGGCCAACCGTGAAGCCGATGCGCTGCTCAAGCGGTATCCCGACGACGGCAACGTGCTTGCGCAACACGGCTTCCTCGAGCAGAAGCAGCAGCGTTACGACGAAGCGGTGACCGAGTTTTCGGCCGCACTCGAAAAAGGCACGTGGGACGACACTCAGCAGCGCAATCTACGGCTCGCTTGGGCGGACAGCGCATTGATGGCGCATGAGCCCGATCAGGCCGAAAAGGCGTTGACGCCGATCGAAAACGATCCGGATGTGGCGGTTCAACTTCGCGTCGCCCAATTGCGCCTGCGCAACGGCGACCGCAAGGGCGCGCTCGAAGCGGCGCAGCTCGCGCAGGCGAATGCGAGCTCCGACGACGACAAGAAGAGTGCGGCGGCATTGATCGGTTACGCGCAGCAGAGCGAGCCCGATCCGCGCGACGAGCAAGCGCAGAAGACGCTGCAAAAGGCGTATGACCTGTTGCGCGAAAACAAGGACGAGGATGCGCTGGCGGCGTTTCAACAAGGGTTCGCCCTCGGCGGCGGCAAGGCCGGCAACTATGCCGACGCCGGCTATGCGGCCAAACGACTTGGCGACAACGACGAGGCCGTGAAACTCTTCGAGGCGAGTCTCGATGCCGACGACAACGAACATGCGTTCGACGATCAACGCCGTTTCGGCTATCGCCGCGAGGTCGAGGAGCTCGATCGCACGTGGGGTTTCGTCGTCAGCTTGCCGTATCAGGTGTCCGCGTTTTCGTATCAAGGCACGGTCAACGTGTTGCAGCCGGGCATCGAGGCGTATTGGCAGCCACCGACGATCGGCTATCGGAACGGGCGCATTCTGCAGTTCTTCGTGCGTGGCTACGGCACGGCCTACGATGGATCGGGCAACGTGACGGGCCTGCCGACGCTGCAAGGATCGATCGGCGCGCGCTACAAACCGCTCGTCGATCAGAATCTGGTGCTGAGCGCCGAACGACTCGTGCGCTTGGGCAACCAGTCGGTGAACGATTGGTTGGCGCGTATCGGGTTTTCTTCGGAAGCCGGCACCGATATGCGCGTGACCGAGCCGAGCTGGCGTAGTTGGCAGGTTTATGCCGAGGCCGATTACTTCGTGCAACAAGGCCGCTACGTGCTTTACTCGCAGTTCCGTTACGGGCATACGTGGGCGATTCCCGCAATCAGCGATCACTTGACCGTCTATCCGCACGTCGCGCTCGTGTACGATCACGACAGCCGCGAGGTGAACCAAACGGCGATCGGCGTCGGCCCCGGTCTTCAGTTTCGCTTCTGGTTCCGCGAGAGCCGTTACAGCGCCCCGGCCAGTTGGGCCGACTTGACCGTGCAGTACCGCTTCCCGCTGACGTCGGCTGCGCGCGCGCGCGGCGTTGCCGCCCAGCTCACGCTGTGGTACTGA
- a CDS encoding dihydrodipicolinate synthase family protein: MAPVWQGVMPAVTTKFHEDFSIDRAWTKKNIEAQIDAGVDGIIVCGSLGEASTLSLDEKLEVLDIGVEAARGRVPVLLTIAEDSTLEGCRQAQRGAKHGAAGYMVLPGLRYLSDRRETINHFRMVAKASPLPIMVYNNPLAYGVDMTPDMFKEIADEPKIVAVKESCGDVRRVTDLINAVGERYAIFCGVDNLAMEAMLMGAHGWVAGLVCAFPHETVAIYRLLQAGRIEEARTIYRWFAPLLALDVSSKLVQNIKLAEAIVGLGTEPVRPPRLPLAGEERNAVEQLIRNTIESRPPLPTL, from the coding sequence ATGGCACCAGTCTGGCAAGGCGTCATGCCCGCCGTCACGACGAAATTTCACGAAGATTTCAGCATAGACCGCGCTTGGACGAAGAAGAACATCGAAGCGCAAATCGACGCCGGCGTGGACGGCATCATCGTCTGCGGTTCGCTCGGCGAAGCGTCGACGCTCTCGCTCGACGAAAAGCTCGAAGTGCTCGACATCGGTGTCGAAGCCGCACGCGGCCGCGTGCCGGTGCTGCTGACGATCGCCGAAGACAGCACGCTCGAAGGCTGCCGCCAGGCCCAGCGCGGCGCGAAGCACGGCGCCGCCGGCTACATGGTTCTACCGGGCCTGCGCTATTTGTCCGACCGGCGCGAGACGATCAATCACTTCCGCATGGTCGCCAAGGCAAGCCCGCTGCCGATCATGGTCTACAACAATCCGCTGGCCTACGGCGTCGACATGACGCCCGACATGTTCAAGGAAATCGCCGACGAGCCGAAGATCGTCGCCGTCAAGGAGTCCTGCGGCGACGTACGACGCGTAACCGATCTAATCAACGCGGTAGGCGAGCGTTATGCGATCTTTTGCGGCGTCGATAACCTCGCCATGGAAGCGATGCTGATGGGCGCGCATGGCTGGGTCGCCGGTCTCGTCTGTGCGTTTCCGCACGAAACGGTCGCAATCTATCGCTTATTGCAAGCCGGGCGCATCGAAGAAGCGCGCACGATCTACCGTTGGTTCGCACCGCTGCTCGCGCTCGACGTATCGTCCAAGCTCGTGCAAAACATCAAGCTCGCCGAAGCGATCGTCGGCCTCGGCACCGAACCGGTACGTCCGCCGCGGCTGCCGCTCGCCGGCGAGGAACGCAATGCCGTCGAGCAATTAATTAGGAATACTATCGAATCTCGGCCGCCATTGCCGACGCTCTGA
- a CDS encoding 4-hydroxyproline epimerase — translation MRPMKTIDIIDSHTGGEPTRLVIAGGPDLGSGPLAERLEILRTRHDDWRASVVTEPRGSDVVVGALLCEPYDRSCAVGVIFFNNVGYLGMCGHGTIGLVASLAYMGRLSPGRHRIETPVGIVEATLNADGSVSVRNVPAYRYRRDVVVDVPGAGRLAGDVAWGGNWFFLVSNHGRMLEPSRIGELTAFTHEIREALIEQGVTGADGALIDHIELFTPGDEDGIDSRNFVLCPGDAYDRSPCGTGTSAKLACLADDGKLAPGAVWRQQSIVGSVFEGRYALLDAAEGLPPGTPAIVPTITGRAYIMAEGQLLFEESDPFAVGIPSTRPA, via the coding sequence ATTAGGCCCATGAAAACCATCGACATCATCGATTCCCATACAGGCGGAGAGCCGACGCGTCTCGTGATCGCGGGCGGCCCGGACCTCGGGAGCGGCCCGCTCGCGGAGCGGCTCGAAATCTTGCGCACGCGCCACGACGATTGGCGCGCGAGCGTCGTGACGGAGCCGCGCGGCTCGGACGTCGTCGTTGGCGCGCTACTTTGCGAGCCATACGATCGGAGCTGTGCCGTGGGCGTCATTTTCTTCAACAACGTCGGCTATCTCGGCATGTGCGGCCACGGCACGATCGGGCTCGTCGCGTCGCTGGCCTATATGGGCCGGCTCTCGCCCGGGCGCCACCGCATCGAGACGCCGGTGGGCATCGTCGAAGCGACGCTGAACGCCGACGGCAGCGTATCGGTGCGCAACGTGCCGGCCTATCGCTATCGGCGCGACGTCGTGGTCGACGTACCCGGCGCGGGCCGGCTTGCCGGCGACGTCGCATGGGGCGGCAATTGGTTCTTTTTAGTCTCCAATCACGGCCGCATGCTCGAACCGTCTCGCATCGGCGAACTGACGGCCTTCACGCACGAGATTCGCGAGGCATTGATCGAGCAGGGCGTGACGGGGGCGGACGGTGCACTCATCGATCACATCGAACTGTTCACGCCTGGCGACGAGGACGGGATCGATAGCCGCAATTTCGTATTGTGTCCCGGCGATGCGTACGATCGCTCGCCGTGCGGCACGGGCACGAGCGCCAAGTTGGCTTGCCTCGCGGACGACGGCAAGCTCGCGCCCGGTGCGGTGTGGCGCCAGCAAAGCATCGTGGGCAGCGTGTTCGAAGGGCGGTATGCGCTGCTCGATGCGGCCGAGGGCTTGCCGCCCGGCACGCCTGCGATCGTGCCGACGATCACGGGCCGTGCCTACATCATGGCCGAAGGCCAGCTGCTGTTCGAGGAGAGCGACCCGTTCGCCGTCGGCATTCCGAGCACGCGCCCGGCATGA
- a CDS encoding NAD(P)/FAD-dependent oxidoreductase, translating into MNADAVVIGAGIVGAACAAELAAQGMTVEVLDTAGIGGGATAAGMGHIVVMNDSPAELALSRYSRELWLALAPSLRSADAFSRCGTLWVAADAEEWAAACALRHALAGANVDAELLDAATLRECEPALAVPMAGALLVPDDAIVYAPRTAQWLLEHSLGARNIRVRSGCEVTKLASGEARLANGEVVHGGLIVVANGLFAQRLVPWLPIVPKKGHLLITDRYPDYLHHQVLELGYIKSAHQTQGASVAFNAQPRPTGQVLLGSSRQFDTIDPAVEWPVLARMIERAARYLPAFSSLNAIRAWTGFRAATPDGLPIIGPAGDALPGVWVAAGHEGLGVTTSLATAKLLAAQIAGTRAAIDAAPYRVDRFAAEASDGA; encoded by the coding sequence ATGAACGCCGATGCCGTCGTCATCGGCGCCGGTATCGTCGGGGCGGCCTGCGCCGCTGAGCTGGCCGCGCAAGGCATGACTGTCGAAGTGCTCGACACGGCCGGGATCGGCGGCGGCGCGACGGCGGCTGGGATGGGGCACATCGTCGTGATGAACGATTCGCCTGCCGAACTTGCGTTGTCGCGCTATTCGCGCGAACTTTGGCTGGCGCTGGCACCGTCGTTGCGCAGTGCCGATGCGTTCTCGCGCTGCGGCACGCTGTGGGTCGCGGCCGATGCCGAGGAATGGGCCGCGGCCTGCGCGCTGCGGCACGCTTTGGCCGGCGCAAACGTAGATGCGGAGTTGCTCGACGCCGCAACGCTTCGCGAGTGCGAGCCCGCGCTCGCGGTACCGATGGCGGGCGCGTTGCTCGTGCCCGACGATGCCATCGTTTATGCACCGCGCACCGCGCAGTGGCTGCTCGAACATTCGTTAGGAGCCCGAAATATTCGGGTTCGCTCCGGCTGCGAAGTGACCAAGCTGGCGAGCGGCGAAGCGCGGCTCGCCAACGGCGAGGTCGTCCACGGCGGCTTGATCGTCGTCGCCAATGGGCTCTTCGCTCAGCGGCTCGTGCCGTGGCTGCCGATCGTGCCGAAGAAGGGCCATCTGCTGATTACCGATCGCTATCCCGACTACCTTCATCATCAAGTGCTCGAACTCGGATACATCAAGAGTGCGCATCAAACGCAAGGGGCGTCGGTGGCATTCAACGCGCAGCCGAGACCGACCGGGCAAGTGCTGCTCGGCTCGTCGCGCCAATTCGACACGATCGATCCAGCCGTGGAATGGCCGGTGCTCGCGCGTATGATCGAACGCGCGGCGCGCTATTTGCCGGCGTTTTCGTCGCTGAACGCGATTCGCGCATGGACAGGCTTTCGGGCGGCGACGCCGGATGGGCTGCCGATCATCGGTCCGGCGGGCGATGCGCTGCCGGGCGTATGGGTGGCCGCGGGGCACGAAGGGCTCGGCGTGACGACCTCGTTGGCGACGGCGAAACTGCTCGCCGCGCAGATCGCCGGGACGCGGGCGGCGATCGATGCGGCGCCGTATCGGGTGGACCGTTTTGCCGCGGAGGCGAGCGATGGCGCATGA
- a CDS encoding (2Fe-2S)-binding protein: MAHETAMDDREATHVIVTIDGAPIRVPAYTTVAAAVLRHYGIRGTRVSVSGQPRAALCAMGVCQECRMTIDERAHVLACQTVCRSGMTIRTEGMAS; encoded by the coding sequence ATGGCGCATGAGACGGCGATGGACGATCGCGAAGCTACGCACGTTATCGTGACGATCGACGGCGCGCCGATTCGGGTGCCGGCGTATACGACGGTCGCGGCCGCGGTGCTGCGCCACTACGGCATTCGCGGCACGCGTGTATCGGTGAGCGGGCAGCCGCGCGCTGCGTTGTGCGCGATGGGCGTGTGTCAGGAGTGCCGCATGACGATCGACGAGCGTGCGCATGTGCTGGCCTGTCAAACGGTTTGCCGCAGCGGCATGACGATCCGCACGGAAGGCATGGCTTCATGA
- a CDS encoding FAD-dependent oxidoreductase has translation MKATFDLVIVGAGPAGLAAARAATASGLAVALVDDNPRAGGQIWRQGPGVVVPYALHELLAELIGSPNFTHFGGSRVSAFAGSREMIVESSERGGLSISFGQLIIATGARERLLPFAGWTLPGVTGAGALQALIKGGTPVRGERVVLAGSGPLLVAALATARAAGARVVAVVEQAPWRALLPFGFALGATPSKVWQAIRLTRGFVDTRYWPDSVVAQALGDGRVEAAVIRRGEREVTLECERIACGYGLVPNVSLAQMSGCTLEQGAIAVDRAQLTSVPGVWAAGECTGIGGMELARAEGEIAGLVASGQPVSVALIHERDRWRRFAQRVARSFELGTRIRAWPSSETILCRCEDVAFGEVAAHPTWRDAKLHTRCGMGPCQGRICGAAVETYFGWNAATPRPPLVPTRISALLEAQRPDGARL, from the coding sequence ATGAAGGCGACATTCGATCTCGTCATCGTCGGCGCGGGGCCGGCCGGGCTTGCCGCAGCGCGTGCGGCCACGGCAAGCGGGCTTGCCGTCGCGCTGGTCGACGACAATCCTCGGGCAGGTGGGCAAATATGGCGTCAAGGTCCCGGAGTCGTGGTGCCCTATGCGTTGCATGAATTGCTTGCTGAATTGATTGGCAGTCCTAACTTTACGCATTTTGGCGGCAGCAGAGTGTCGGCATTCGCAGGCTCGCGCGAGATGATCGTCGAATCGTCGGAGCGCGGTGGACTGTCGATTTCTTTCGGACAACTCATCATTGCCACAGGTGCGCGCGAGCGATTGCTACCGTTTGCGGGGTGGACATTGCCGGGCGTGACAGGGGCCGGCGCGCTGCAAGCGTTGATCAAAGGCGGGACGCCGGTGCGCGGCGAGCGTGTGGTGCTGGCCGGCAGCGGGCCCTTGCTCGTCGCGGCGCTGGCCACGGCGCGCGCGGCCGGCGCTCGCGTGGTGGCCGTCGTCGAGCAGGCGCCGTGGCGCGCGCTGTTGCCGTTCGGTTTCGCGCTCGGCGCGACACCGTCCAAGGTGTGGCAGGCGATTCGATTGACGCGCGGTTTCGTCGATACGCGTTATTGGCCCGACAGTGTCGTTGCTCAGGCACTCGGGGACGGGCGAGTCGAAGCGGCCGTCATCCGCCGCGGCGAGCGCGAGGTGACGCTCGAATGCGAGCGTATCGCGTGCGGGTATGGTCTCGTGCCGAACGTTTCGCTGGCGCAGATGAGCGGTTGTACGCTCGAGCAGGGCGCAATTGCCGTCGACCGTGCGCAGCTCACCTCGGTGCCCGGTGTCTGGGCCGCGGGGGAGTGCACCGGCATCGGCGGCATGGAGCTGGCGCGCGCCGAAGGCGAGATCGCGGGACTTGTTGCGAGCGGCCAGCCTGTGTCGGTCGCGCTCATCCACGAGCGCGATCGTTGGCGCCGCTTCGCGCAACGCGTGGCGCGGTCGTTCGAACTCGGCACACGGATACGTGCGTGGCCCAGCAGCGAGACGATTCTGTGCCGCTGCGAGGACGTGGCATTCGGCGAGGTTGCTGCGCATCCAACGTGGCGCGATGCGAAACTGCACACACGGTGCGGCATGGGTCCATGCCAAGGGCGTATCTGCGGTGCGGCCGTGGAAACGTATTTCGGCTGGAACGCGGCGACGCCGCGGCCGCCGCTCGTGCCGACGCGGATCAGCGCGTTGTTGGAGGCGCAGCGCCCGGACGGCGCTCGCCTATAA
- a CDS encoding AraC family transcriptional regulator — MPPTIPLPQMPAAETLADMLPYYAQLEPVLDALPDLVFFVKDRDARYVLVNCTLATRCGCKDKRGIVGKTTEEVFPSRFGAAYMEQDQSIVNGGAPMIGQLELHLYPGRQPGWCLTSKVPLRNSAGQVVGIAGASRDLKANERTHPAYSKLAEVVQYIQENYVQPLNLTYLAQMAGMSVAQLERYFHKVFHLTPRQVLLKTRLDAATALLASSDKVTDVAALCGYTDHSAFTRQFKATVGVTPSEYRMLLHGATSR, encoded by the coding sequence ATGCCTCCGACGATTCCGTTGCCGCAAATGCCCGCCGCCGAAACGCTGGCCGATATGCTGCCGTATTACGCGCAGCTCGAGCCGGTCCTCGATGCGCTACCCGACTTGGTCTTCTTCGTGAAGGATCGCGATGCACGCTATGTGCTCGTCAATTGCACGCTGGCGACGCGTTGCGGCTGCAAAGACAAGCGTGGAATCGTCGGGAAGACGACGGAGGAGGTTTTCCCGTCGCGTTTCGGCGCAGCTTACATGGAACAGGACCAGTCGATCGTCAATGGCGGCGCACCGATGATCGGTCAACTCGAACTGCATTTGTATCCGGGCCGCCAACCGGGATGGTGCTTGACGTCGAAAGTGCCGCTGCGCAACAGCGCGGGGCAGGTCGTCGGTATCGCCGGTGCATCGCGCGATCTGAAGGCCAACGAGCGGACGCATCCGGCCTATTCGAAACTTGCCGAGGTCGTTCAGTACATTCAAGAGAATTATGTGCAGCCGCTCAATTTGACGTATCTCGCGCAAATGGCAGGCATGTCCGTTGCTCAACTAGAAAGGTATTTCCATAAGGTGTTTCATCTGACGCCGCGGCAGGTGTTGCTGAAAACGCGTCTCGACGCGGCAACGGCATTGCTTGCATCGAGCGACAAGGTGACCGACGTGGCGGCGCTATGCGGTTATACGGATCACAGCGCCTTCACGCGCCAATTCAAGGCGACCGTCGGCGTGACGCCGAGTGAGTACCGGATGCTGTTGCATGGCGCGACCTCGCGCTGA